The sequence CACTATGCTATTTCAAACACACCAGTAAATAACTCTTCTTACCTGAACCGAGATATCAGGAGCATCTGGTGCTGGCAAGTTAACATTTCTCCTTTTGAATAGTTGCTGTTCCCGTTTTTGTTTCCGTAGTTGCACACCCTCCTCTTCGCGCCGACGCCTCAGTTCGTCGGCGCTAAGGCCCACATTCTTGTAACGATGCTTGTGACCGCCAGACatctttgaatttaaataaaaaattattgaatacaTTTACTTGGAATGTGCCTGACATCATCATCGTAAtgacttcaaccgattgacagTGTACGTGAAAGGCTGGACATAGTTCTCTTGTACAGATCCCCAAAATCCATGGTCCTGGGCCAATTGTTTCCAGCTGCTCCCAGTGACTTGTATGATATTGTCTGTCAACATTCTTGTAATACAGCGAATGCTcaaggtcaccattccagcaccttgagactccaatgtccatcggttcttttaactatgtgccccgtccaTTGCCACTCCAACTTTACGACttgctgagctatgttggtaactgtaggtctcttcatttctgattcAATCATATAGAACTagctaacaaaattaaatacaatggTAAAAGTAAGAGACTAACTCTGCAAAGTCaaaaattgtgaggaaacctgcacgcctgagagttctccatcatgATCTCAAGAGTGATTGGTAAACTTCATTTACCAATCAGCACTCTAACAGAGTGCTGATCAAATGagacaacttaaaaaaattgttgtatttccaatataaatgaatcctagcttgatcgatttatcgcccccgaaaccccatgTATACTAACTAACTTTGAACTAATTTCTATTGGTTTTAAATCTTAGTTAAATGTTACCATACACTTGTTCTCCTCAAATTTACATAGTAACATATTTATACATCAAATTAAacaatacctatatatatttatatatataggtattgtttaatttgtggtttcggtttatatatatatttgtaattgtttttttttttattgatttaacacATAAATCTGtgttaaatcaatcaaaaaaaacaatttgaaatttCTGAAAAGTATTTCTTTCTTATCGTTCGTACGTACCAGAATGAAACAAACAATAGTTCCAATGTGTCAACCTTGGACTATTCCGAATATCCTCCACAAAGCAAAATAGCAAGTAAATAATACCACAAAAGAAACTTCGTAATCGCCTCAAAAACTAATATggaataatagtaaaaaaattagcAGACCAcactgtttaaatttaaaattgaaatcaaCTCAGGGCTTCGATACCATTTTCTCTCCATTTAAACGATTGTTTTTACTTACTGTGCGAATTACAATATCACCAAATTGAATGGACAATCAATCAACCATATATTGGCttcttaaaaaatgtttagtGCAATTTACTAATATTCACAATTCACAATTCTCAATAATTcacattgaatttttttttttctaaatgtaaCTTCATTTGACGTCACTGTCACAGACAAAATTAACAAACTCTATGAAATTGACTTCTTACTTTTGGTAGGTAACCAATGAAAAAATATGGATATCTACACATACTACACAACGTGCTTTATTGCGGAGTTCAGAAAATCCCCTTATTGGGTAGTCTATTagtgatattaatttaagttGGAAACTCTGAAAAGTTGCCTGAACCTTGTTTTCCGTTTATATGAAAGCAGTTCCTCTCTccagttatttttaaaccaccAATATATAGATCTGTTATGTGATCATTGGCATATTAATATTTGCCGTTTCTGGCTTGCAAACACTTGTCCGTATTACCGCCCGATTAGTCTACTCAACTACTTAGCAAAGGTTTATCAGACAATAATACTGGCAGACTCAAAACCGACGTAACCGCTAAAAATCTTCTCAACGACGAGCAAGTCAGTTCGACCTAAACATTCTAGCGTCAACCAAGTGCTCCGCCTCATGGAGCACATATCAAAGGGTTTTTCGAAAGACTTCAAGCTGGAGTCCCTCGGGGTGATAACACAGGGCCCCGAGGCCCTATATACTTTACACAAGCGACAGCACTTAGAGCCCGTACGTGGAGCTAGCCAAATTTGCGGATGACACTGCCTTCTATACGTATATACGTACTttatagaattcagaaagtggacgtgaatggaaaactttctaatggatcagttaaaAATAGGTCCCACAGGGGTCTTTAtcaggaccatttctgttccttatttacattaatgaccttccttaccatggcaaggacaaacacgggatagttctggtTGCCGATGATAAATcactaacttttaaaataaatcgacgtgaattagcttttgacgacttaaacaactctctcgccaagttgaagctaataatttggttcttaacggaaaaaaacgaAGTGtataaaatcaaaaccaatgtactacttaataatgaggaactgaaactgaaggatacgacagtttttctaggaataacgttagattctaaacttcaatggggccctcatgcaaataatttatcgaattggcttagttctgctgcctatgcggtaaagaagatacgccatatgacccacgtagaaactgctaggctggtctatttatttactttcacagcattatgtcatatggaatctTGATATGGGGTAATGCTACAGATATAAGCaatattttcgtgctgcagaatagggctgttcgttcgagagtcattgagagataaatttaaagattttaaaataatgacagtgtatagttagtacatatttgaaaatttaatgtatgtttaaaacatttctaaatttaagaaaagatgtgactgcaataatttaaacttttgaagtaagaataaacttacagagCAATAtgctaggttacataaaattcataattcgtttacaggtaattgcatacaattcttcAATAAAcaacccattgacatcttggagatgtctcttaaaaattcaaagtttgtattaaacgttagcttatagaaaagccctattatagtataaaggactacgtaatcgataaaaaagcttgggtatgtatttttgctctaaccaggttgctcttttaataattttaaatgacaatttgagatggtgataacaaaaaaccaacacccggctaagttttttgtgggcttctttttagaccaggacgcgtttgtaaccctcgtagctttagttttaagtttacgaatatggttatcgccatcatctcactacggTGTAATTcccatgtacgcatcaaaggtccacctatgggcctacttgaataaaaatattttttaatttgactttgactttgaccaccGAACTATACCTCCATCACATCCATAACATAGGAGCGCTTGGTTCACAGATCACATTTGCGCAGTCCGCTGCGCGAAGTATGCGTTCGTCCTTGTTAGACTCTACCCCGTGTTAAACGTCGTCTCAAGTTGTCACATCGTCATAAAGTGGCACTCTCCAAAACCACTTCATGCGCAATACTACCGGATGCCCCTGGTTCGTGCGTAACCTTGACCTCCTCAGGGATTTCTAACTCCCCACTATTGCCCAATATTCCAAAATTCTCATAAAGTTACTTCCAGAAGTCTTTCCGTCATCCAAACCTTATAGTTGTGGCTTCTTTCTGCTCATCCAATCTTAGCGCCACCCTCAACAAGAGAAGGCCTAAACATATACATAGGGCTCACACCACGACCTCGGAcgcgtgcggactaatcaccgtccgaacTTCGTTACAGAGCCGAGGTTCGGCTTCAAACGAGACTTCCTGAAGCCGACGATCCCTAAGCTTCTTCCAGCCCTAGTGTTGAAACTCTCATTCCGAGACTCGAGATTTCCGAATTGTTTACCCGAACTCGCGGGGttgcattcaaattcaaaattaaaaattcacattcaaattcaaaattcatttatttcaagtaggcctaatataagcacttttgaaacgtcaagtctgtctgtttgtagtgattctacgaccggttcggaaggcagattctaccgagaagaaaccggcaagaaactcagcagttgctcttttccaacatcaacaatttacattttacattttaacattcatttttctatcttgtgagagctgaaagcggagccggatgcttccaagcaaccttgtcattaaaaaattcatcaattgtatagtaacctcgctgtaataaatgtgttttaacaaattctttaaacttggcaggtccaaaatcaccttaggaatcatattataaaagcgtatactcaatcccacaaatgacccctgtaccttacgcagacgatatgcagatgacactaatttatgaccatttcttgtaagtcgactgtttgtctactttttgtttataaagactaatatgttgtcttacaaatactatattgttataaatatattgtgaagctacagtaagtatgcctatttctttaaacttctcacggagggattcgcgtgatttaagtttatatgttgaccgtacagctcttttctgcaatataaatatagtttcgatatcagctgctttaccccataacaagattccataggacataacactatgaaagtacgcaaaaatTCGAAACGTAAGTaggaaatttattttgttcggaaaaaaaaataacatgtgcggcaatgaatgttttttatatcGATTCTATGCATTCGGAAAACAAACTCCAAGGAGGTTCAATAGGCTAGAAACACTTATCTCTATTATAATGGGTAGGTATAATATAGAGGTCAGTGGCTAAAacccatttaaattaaaataagttcagACCTCCACAGAGTATAGAGTTACAGACTAGTACCATATTAATCTGTGgcatagataatttttttttaagttaaccaTGAATGTAAACATACCTAAGTATTATTTCCATGGTAGGTATACATTCTATGTATGCTCGTAATTTTCCAATTCAAGGTTGTTTCAAGATCCTTACTCAAAAGATCTATCGTTACGAATGTgcaatgaataaatttttaattcgatcaTCACTATGTCTACTGAGAAGGCATATGTGCACTCCGGCCCCTGGAGCAAGTCAGCCTGCAAGCCGTGCTTCAGCCGGCCCGAAATATAAACCCAGCGATTTTCAGAAGTTTATATTGGTGTGGACCAAGAAGTACAAGAGCAAAGCCGAAATACCCCAATTCGTTTCGTACGTATCATGTCGATGTTATGCAACAAATTATTCCAAGAACCTCATTACATACCTGATTTGTTTTTACTCTCTAAACATGGTCATAGAAAGCTGACAAACAATGAATTTACAACTTAAGTATGTAAAAAACTGACAGTTCCCTATTTAATTTACCTTTCAGTACCTTTAAGATTATCAGCGGTATATGACCTCAGTCACAAATGGGGCAACTGGGCATATACCccttttttcatattatttatattattttccatcataataagtatagaattttttcaaatatcattaatttaatCAGGCATTCTTCTAATTTGGTCTTTGACTATCAATTTGTTCATAATATGTAAACAAACCAGTaatgattaaaaatacattCTAGGCCAGATCTGGTAGAAAGGTCTAGGAGTGAAGCAAGGATTAAGATCTCAAACATTTTGATATTCCTCACCTGCCTTGCCAGTTTAGGAGCTGTATTGTCTGGAAGAGCTGCAGCAAAAAGAGGCGAATCTGTCCATCAAATGAACTTAGACTGGCATAAACAATATGAAGAGGACTATAAGAAGAAACATGGTACAAATGAGAgctaaatatttaatcaaatgttttattacattttaaagagTTATGTAGAATGCTTGTAatagaaaatgtatgaaaacttttaaaagtaggtacatttagaataaattatatttaattcaataatattttatgaacttgttctttattgtttttgattatttctCTCCTTTACTTTGATATGATTTGCAatcttgataaaataaatattgtgcaACTTGCTTTGCTTAGTAGTAATGTTGTATTATCttgataaaatgttatttactgATAAGTTTATATCCAAAAATCATGTCTGGATACTCTTATGATTCATGGCACAACATACCTCACTATATTACCTCATAATATTAAGAGAGATTAGCCTAGACAAACTGACAGTTTGTTTGAGATATGCTGttattctaataattatatgttagacacaaaaagagttattttgaaatcacttgaattgtatttaattttatgtatagatAATAACTTACATTTTGGAAATTAGTGAATTAAAATTGTGATGCAAATATGGAACTTATActctagaaaattaaaaaaatcttgtactatctatttatatatttatatacacccCTACAACAAATAAATGCATGCTTATCAGTCTTCATAAGTTATTCGGTTTATAATATGTTCtacatttttcaataaatagttttgttgtCTTCTCTTTGATTACTTCTTCCACACTGAGTTCAGTTTGCAAAAGGCGTAACTGGAAATAAATTCTTAGCATTTGTTACTGACATTATTGGaatttatgatataatattacgaaaaaaaaagcaACAGCTGGATAAAAGTGCCCTGCTTTTGCCTAGTAAGAGTCTACAAACTACAAAATGCTGAATTATTTAGTGTTAGGGCACCATTCTCCACAACCAACTAAGGGCCATAATGTCGATTGGTCTTCTCAGCAATCTTTGCTTTTTAACAGTCTCTCTGTCCACTTGTGAATACTAGGATAAAACAATATCCTGCGGCGCTAGCAACTGTCACTCTGCCATGTTGTTGTGACTTAATGGGAAAAAAATTCCCCAAGAATTCACCATATCTACACATTTGACgcttaatattattagtaattacTCTGACTCTTCTGGTCTCTTATCTGAATTAATAATCTAAGATTCTCAGCCCAAAGCTGAAAATGACAAATAAAGTCTTAGTAAAACAGTATACCTTTTTTTGTTCAGTCTTAAGATTCCTAAGCACATCTATGTCATCAGGTGCACTCTCTTTTGCCTCCTTTAATTTCTTTACTGATTCAGCAGTTGAAACTATgcaattttttataacattttcccTCTCGCTGTGCCCATTTTGTATCTGGTGGAATAAGTCTTGACATACTGATGTTGCATCTACTTTACTTTTAAACGATTCTGTTGGTAAAGATGTGTTTAAAGTGTAAACGATTTTATCATCAAGTACACGCATCTTTTTCAGGACATCCTAAaccaaaaggaaataaaaacaaaaaatgtttattaccaAAGTAAATTAGCATCATCATGTACAAAAAATGCGAAACAAATTCGCTCCACGATGTTCTATCagataaatataagaagaaacaattttttttagttgataAAATACGCATTAAACTTTTTAGGTTATAACTGAACTGACCGACtatgtattattcatttaaaactatGACCACATTAATGAACGACGTGCTTAGCCCAAAGTTATGAAACCCACTATTCAATACTTATAATCACCTGAAATTCTAAAAAATCGGGACAAATCATTGAGTTTTCTTTCCtgtttgtaatttgtaaataaaaaaattatctgacGGCACAGGTTACACTACACAGAATACTAATACTCCTGCATACTTTACTCTGTGAGCAGTCTGTGGATTGCTTAGTACCACGGATTAACCCAcgataaacaataatacaaattatGTCACAAAATATTGTTCATGCTACCAAATTTGAGAATAACatcaaatttcaattttcaaataaaatagtcCTGTCTATTTAGGCATACAAGAGTGCAATAGAGCTATAAATTGGTATGAGTGTTTCTAACACCATTATAAATGAATGCTGAAAGTCCCCATCAAGGTAAGTgccttgattttttttattcaagatcATAACCTGGTAAGCATAAAATTAGATCAGACATGCATCTATAaaaagtgaaatttaaatatttttcatctgGCAGGTGTCAGGTTACGAATCACCTATAGCGATAATATAGCCTTTGCATAcctacaatttttgtattattttattttggttattctttattttatgtatattttgatgttatattattttatatacattcaataaagtatttctccttcttcttctaaatcactaggcatctgCAAATGGACATAAAACATTCAAATATGTA comes from Pararge aegeria chromosome 9, ilParAegt1.1, whole genome shotgun sequence and encodes:
- the LOC120626530 gene encoding UPF0389 protein CG9231 is translated as MVGIHSMYARNFPIQGCFKILTQKIYRYECAMNKFLIRSSLCLLRRHMCTPAPGASQPASRASAGPKYKPSDFQKFILVWTKKYKSKAEIPQFVSPDLVERSRSEARIKISNILIFLTCLASLGAVLSGRAAAKRGESVHQMNLDWHKQYEEDYKKKHGTNES
- the LOC120626531 gene encoding coiled-coil domain-containing protein 58 translates to MICPDFLEFQDVLKKMRVLDDKIVYTLNTSLPTESFKSKVDATSVCQDLFHQIQNGHSERENVIKNCIVSTAESVKKLKEAKESAPDDIDVLRNLKTEQKKLRLLQTELSVEEVIKEKTTKLFIEKCRTYYKPNNL